One Paenibacillus riograndensis SBR5 DNA segment encodes these proteins:
- a CDS encoding ABC transporter ATP-binding protein: protein MLRRFFSYYRPYKKLFVLDFTCAVGAGLLELAFPVAVNKFIDDLLPGQNWPLILIACIALMAIYALNTAMQYIVTYWGHMLGINIETDMRKKMFDHIQKLSFRFFDNNKTGHLIGRITNDLNDIGEVAHHGPEDVFIAVMTLVGAFVLMADINLKLAVITFIVVPLMAWIIIHFGRNMTSTYHQLFGNVGSFNARIEDNVGGIRVVQSFANEEHEKRLFAADNQMFRSTKLMAYKLMAKSSSVSYMMTRLITIVVMICGAWFFIQGELEIGEFVAFILLSNIFFRPIDKINAVIESYPKGIAGFKRYLEVIDTEPDIADKPGAVDTGPLRGDIVFDQVSFGYDPGRPVLDGISLRVNAGETIAFVGPSGAGKTTICSLLPRFYDVTGGSISIDGTDIRDMKLNALRKQIGIVQQDVFLFSGTIRENIAYGKLDAGLPEIWEAARRAHLEELINGLPAGMDTVIGERGVKLSGGQKQRLAIARMFLKNPPILILDEATSALDTETEAAIQQSLADLSVGRTTLVIAHRLTTIKNADRIIVVNEDGISEEGRHEELVNAGGAYSRLYQAQYHA, encoded by the coding sequence ATGCTGCGTCGTTTTTTTTCCTATTACCGTCCTTACAAAAAATTGTTTGTTCTCGACTTCACCTGTGCGGTGGGAGCCGGCCTGCTGGAGCTGGCCTTTCCAGTGGCGGTTAATAAATTCATCGATGACCTGCTGCCGGGTCAGAACTGGCCGCTGATTCTGATCGCCTGCATAGCGCTGATGGCCATTTACGCCTTGAATACCGCGATGCAATATATCGTCACCTACTGGGGCCATATGCTGGGAATCAACATCGAAACGGATATGCGCAAAAAGATGTTCGATCATATCCAGAAGTTATCCTTCCGTTTTTTTGACAACAATAAAACCGGGCATCTGATCGGCCGGATCACAAATGACCTGAACGATATCGGCGAGGTGGCGCATCATGGGCCGGAGGATGTGTTCATCGCCGTAATGACGCTTGTAGGCGCATTTGTCCTGATGGCCGATATTAATCTCAAGCTGGCGGTTATCACCTTTATTGTAGTTCCGCTCATGGCCTGGATCATCATCCACTTCGGCCGCAACATGACCAGCACCTATCATCAGCTTTTCGGCAATGTGGGCAGCTTCAATGCCCGGATCGAGGATAATGTCGGAGGCATCCGTGTGGTTCAGTCTTTTGCCAATGAAGAACATGAGAAGCGGCTTTTTGCCGCCGACAACCAGATGTTCCGCTCCACCAAGCTGATGGCATACAAGCTGATGGCCAAAAGCTCGTCGGTCAGCTATATGATGACCCGTCTGATTACGATCGTTGTGATGATCTGCGGTGCCTGGTTCTTCATTCAGGGAGAGCTGGAGATCGGTGAATTCGTGGCTTTTATTCTGCTGTCCAATATCTTTTTCCGCCCGATTGACAAAATCAACGCCGTTATCGAGAGCTATCCGAAGGGCATTGCCGGGTTCAAACGCTACCTTGAGGTCATCGATACAGAGCCTGACATCGCTGACAAGCCCGGGGCTGTGGATACCGGTCCGCTGCGAGGGGATATCGTTTTTGACCAGGTCAGCTTTGGTTATGATCCGGGCCGGCCGGTACTGGATGGCATCAGCCTGAGGGTGAACGCCGGGGAAACCATTGCTTTTGTAGGTCCTTCAGGGGCCGGAAAAACGACCATTTGCAGCCTGCTGCCCCGCTTCTATGATGTCACCGGCGGCTCTATCTCCATTGATGGAACCGACATCCGCGACATGAAGCTGAACGCGCTGCGGAAGCAAATCGGGATTGTGCAGCAGGATGTCTTCCTCTTCTCCGGCACCATCCGCGAGAACATTGCCTACGGCAAGCTGGATGCCGGACTGCCGGAAATCTGGGAGGCGGCCAGACGCGCCCATCTGGAGGAGCTGATTAACGGCCTCCCGGCCGGAATGGATACCGTGATCGGGGAACGCGGCGTGAAGCTCTCCGGCGGACAAAAGCAGCGGCTGGCCATCGCCCGGATGTTCCTGAAGAATCCGCCGATTCTGATTCTGGATGAAGCGACCTCGGCACTGGACACCGAGACGGAAGCGGCAATCCAGCAGTCGCTGGCGGATCTGTCGGTAGGACGGACGACACTTGTTATCGCCCACCGTCTCACCACGATCAAAAATGCCGACCGGATCATCGTCGTCAACGAAGACGGCATCTCCGAGGAGGGCCGCCACGAGGAGCTGGTCAACGCCGGAGGCGCCTACAGCCGCCTGTATCAGGCGCAGTATCATGCGTAG